A part of Plasmodium coatneyi strain Hackeri chromosome 8, complete sequence genomic DNA contains:
- a CDS encoding Protein kinase domain-containing protein: protein MSYSDSRSQSNSCSSQDATSGKLQYTESDDEGSDEYCKGGYHPVKINEIYNNRYRIEGKLGWGHFSTVWVATDLKSKPLKFVAIKIQKGSESFGESAKCEINYLKTVKANSFDSSWVEIKEHQRERLFHYNMTKGVVSFIDSFEHKGPNGTHVCMVFEFMGPNLLSLIKHYDYKGIPLNLVRKIATHVLIGLQYLHDVCKIIHSDIKPENVLVSPLLNIPRPKDYSKDDHTQNGLHKKEEKEATQGGDSDHSDNTDNDEDGEEDDQSSCLSEVKDKHEWDNVDFNKLTKQEKKKLKRKKKKFLKKERLKVEAQKREEQIGDQVTVGNSLQNGNHDKQSNAKTQVDKLTLDNAPSNDNSHFKKEDNEHYNSEIQMNAEHVLKDEELNSGNINNVDSHTLVNPYFSLSGMKSGTSSKEALTCNSKCTPGDNDKNGEQNNVKNEHNLDGNNCSNSNPQMLDANNPACTANAHAEDEQKENAPNVGDSKLSKKKTTNEPPYVKHRLRPSNSDPSLVTSYNNIHALQESLMRRPYHYNNYFLYNPEKYGDDRCSLFLHRLPSDYLKKNTLEDSDHDKDLDDENGENHHEEQTRKSDASDGGKSAEFLGKDFNKVPIYCDMFNHLMHPEAMKIHDKYKEKKKGKYAKPCKDDTQENNKSGHKVVYIKTEEGDYRIRPYDPTVYYHEKACYKICDLGNSLWIDESRYAEIQTRQYRSPEVILKSGFNETADIWSFACMIFELVTGDFLFNPQKSDRYDKNEEHLSFMIEVLGNIPKYMIDTGFNSHKYFNKKTYKLKNIKNIKRYGLYKIFKYKYNIPEKEINPLCSFLLPMLALDPQKRPSAYTMLQHPWLNMVEMEEEEMHMKNRSYSFNSMSVKNNANYEGHEYSKENYHNENYNGANQHTDDRSMNSSNKHNNVQANLKGQQNDALMGQFEEEEEEEEEEEYNDEEDDDEETEEEIDDEEDEDDDEEENYNSQPDYTFTYKNNNTHNGMESKATTLKYDNLYQKKSTLEEKSKYKNINAGNIPDSSMNTQNYMFRNENMPHIAYNNANNKNFAKNAPPYQNIQMRNYHKMSGHGFNDQVVNSEEDGDYHYYHEHPGKYKYDEGEEEEEVSMEDEEEDDVTDEEYHPQNEKPNKSHSNNHKRVDSSNYPNEIDENNFCDEESQVYYEGGEDSSVHLTAKGQPKKIGIEEQTGQREVLIPVKPKDFLKVTIPNENAKLRGQLATSNSSNFNENVKIESTDIEENSTSSNKFSSVVMSSSIGQNVDNFNKTDQEEKQLLEGNAPGMERKNESQILDDNQDEDKANKINCKVINKKPFCAFS, encoded by the coding sequence ATGAGTTACAGTGATTCAAGGTCCCAATCTAACAGCTGCAGTAGCCAAGATGCAACGTCGGGGAAACTACAATACACAGAAAGTGACGATGAGGGAAGTGACGAATATTGCAAGGGTGGATACCACCCTGTGAAGATTaatgaaatatataacaatCGGTATAGAATAGAAGGGAAATTAGGGTGGGGTCATTTTTCAACCGTTTGGGTTGCTACAGACTTAAAAAGTAAACCATTAAAATTTGTTGCCATAAAAATTCAGAAAGGGTCCGAATCATTTGGAGAGTCAGCCAAATgtgaaataaattatttaaaaacaGTTAAGGCAAATTCTTTCGACTCCTCATGggtagaaataaaagaacatCAAAGGGAAAGGCTCTTTCATTATAATATGACAAAGGGAGTCGTTTCCTTTATTGATAGCTTTGAGCATAAAGGACCGAATGGTACCCACGTCTGTATGGTGTTTGAATTTATGGGACCCAATTTATTATCCCTCATTAAGCATTATGATTATAAGGGGATCCCATTAAACTTAGTTCGAAAAATTGCCACACATGTCCTAATAGGGCTGCAGTATTTACACGATGTTTGTAAAATTATACATAGTGATATAAAGCCGGAAAACGTTTTGGTATCTCCCCTGTTGAATATTCCCAGACCAAAGGACTACAGCAAAGATGATCATACGCAAAATGGCCttcataaaaaggaagaaaaggaagcaacACAGGGGGGGGATAGTGACCATTCAGACAATACCGACAATGATGAAGACGGGGAGGAGGATGACCAGTCATCGTGCCTGAGCGAGGTGAAAGATAAACACGAATGGGACAATGTAGACTTtaacaaattaacaaaacaggaaaagaaaaaattaaaaagaaaaaaaaaaaaattcttaaaaaaggaacgattAAAAGTGGAAGCACAGAAGAGAGAGGAGCAAATCGGTGATCAGGTGACTGTAGGAAATTCACTCCAAAATGGAAATCACGACAAACAGAGCAACGCCAAAACGCAAGTTGATAAATTAACCTTGGATAACGCGCCATCAAACGATAACAGCCattttaagaaggaagataacGAACATTACAACAGTGAAATTCAGATGAATGCAGAACATGTGTTAAAGGATGAAGAATTGAACAGCGGCAACATCAACAATGTGGATAGTCATACTCTAGTAAATCCATACTTCTCCCTCAGTGGCATGAAGAGCGGTACCTCCTCAAAGGAAGCACTAACCTGTAATAGCAAATGCACACCCGGAGataatgataaaaatggtgaacaaaataatgTAAAGAACGAACATAACCTTGACGGGAACAACTGTTCCAATTCGAACCCGCAGATGTTAGATGCGAATAACCCAGCTTGCACAGCGAACGCCCACGCAGAGGatgaacaaaaggaaaatgcaccCAATGTGGGAGACTCCaaattaagtaaaaaaaaaacgactaATGAACCTCCATATGTTAAACATAGACTTAGGCCCTCCAACTCGGATCCATCCCTCGTCACCAGTTACAACAACATACATGCCCTCCAGGAATCGCTGATGAGGAGGCCCTACcattataataattattttttgtataatcCGGAAAAGTACGGAGATGACAGGTGTTCGCTATTTTTGCATCGCTTACCCAGCGACTACTTAAAGAAGAACACCTTGGAAGATAGTGATCACGATAAAGACTTGGACGACGAAAATGGTGAAAATCACCACGAAGAACAAACCCGAAAAAGTGATGCCAGTGACGGTGGAAAATCAGCAGAATTCCTAGGAAAGGATTTTAATAAAGTCCCCATCTACTGTGACATGTTCAATCATCTGATGCACCCAGAAGCCATGAAAATACACGACAAatataaagagaaaaaaaaaggaaagtatgCAAAACCGTGTAAGGATGACACACAGGAGAATAACAAAAGCGGCCATAAAGTTGTATACATCAAAACGGAGGAGGGGGACTATCGTATTAGACCCTACGATCCAACTGTTTATTACCATGAAAAGGCATGTTATAAAATCTGCGATTTAGGAAACAGTCTCTGGATTGATGAATCAAGGTATGCAGAAATACAAACAAGACAATATAGATCCCCAGAAGTAATCCTAAAAAGCGGTTTTAACGAAACTGCCGATATATGGTCCTTTGCATGTATGATATTCGAACTGGTAACTGGAgactttctttttaatccACAAAAATCAGATAGATATGATAAGAATGAGGAACACTTAAGTTTTATGATTGAAGTGTTGGGGAATATTCCAAAATATATGATCGACACAGGGTTCAATTctcataaatattttaataaaaaaacgtataaactgaaaaatataaaaaatatcaaaaggTACGGattgtacaaaatatttaaatacaAGTACAACATACCAGAGAAGGAAATTAATCCCCTGTGTAGCTTTCTACTGCCTATGCTTGCCTTGGACCCTCAGAAGAGACCATCGGCCTACACTATGCTCCAGCATCCCTGGCTCAATATGgtagaaatggaagaagaagaaatgcacATGAAAAATAGATCCTACTCCTTCAACAGCATGAGCGTCAAAAACAACGCCAATTATGAGGGACACGAATACAGTAAGGAAAATTATCACAACGAAAATTATAACGGCGCGAATCAGCACACGGATGATAGAAGCATGAATTCGTCCAACAAGCACAACAACGTGCAGGCCAATTTGAAGGGCCAGCAAAACGATGCGCTAATGGGCCAATtcgaggaagaggaagaagaggaggaagaagaagaatacaatgatgaggaagacgatGACGAGGAaactgaagaagaaatagacgatgaggaggatgaagatgacgacgaagaagaaaactaCAATAGCCAACCCGACTATACTTTTAcctacaaaaataataacaccCATAACGGAATGGAGAGCAAGGCAACCACACTCAAATACGACAATCtgtatcaaaaaaaaagtacgttagaagaaaaatcgaaatataaaaatataaacgcCGGGAATATCCCTGATTCGTCCATGAACACGCAAAATTATATGTTCCGCAATGAAAACATGCCCCACATTGCATACAATAATGCAAATAATAAAAACTTCGCGAAAAATGCGCCACCGTACCAAAACATCCAAATGAGGAATTATCACAAAATGAGTGGTCATGGATTCAACGACCAAGTCGTGAATTCAGAAGAGGATGGAGATTATCATTACTACCATGAGCACCCAGGGAAGTATAAATACgacgagggggaagaagaggaagaggttTCTATGgaagatgaggaggaggatgacgtAACGGATGAGGAATATCACCCCCAGAATGAGAAGCCAAATAAAAGTCACAGTAACAATCACAAAAGGGTTGACAGTAGTAACTACCCAAACGAAATcgatgaaaataatttctgcGATGAAGAAAGCCAAGTATATTatgaagggggggaggactCCTCCGTACACCTTACCGCAAAAGGGCAACCAAAGAAAATAGGAATTGAAGAGCAGACAGGACAAAGAGAAGTATTAATCCCCGTAAAACCAAAGGACTTTCTCAAAGTTACTATCCCAAATGAGAACGCAAAATTAAGAGGCCAACTAGCCACATCGAATAGCTCCAATTTtaatgaaaatgtaaaaatcgAATCAACCGACATAGAAGAGAATAGCACTTCGTCCAACAAATTTAGCAGCGTCGTGATGAGTAGTAGTATCGGCCAAAATGTGGACAATTTCAACAAGACCGATCAAGAGGAAAAACAGCTACTGGAAGGGAACGCACCGGGAATGGagcgaaaaaatgaaagtcaAATACTTGATGATAACCAGGATGAGGACAAGGccaataaaataaattgcaaAGTCATCAACAAAAAGCCTTTTTGTGCCTTTTCCTAA